A window of the Trichoplusia ni isolate ovarian cell line Hi5 chromosome 4, tn1, whole genome shotgun sequence genome harbors these coding sequences:
- the LOC113493197 gene encoding villin-like protein quail isoform X1 → MHILEIGADQEDEGGSARTAEAAFRTVPRDHTTFLVWRITESSTELLPRTHYGTFYDGEAYLVYSCSLPGQPAGPDVIRREIKENGNGELLERHVHSWGGERSGALAGLALRRGTQLAAYLAAPTVIHREACTKETSRLLSYFRDGLRILRSGSANLNGSARLYRVRGRRPVLVQLEPVSWAQLATDGVFVLDTASLLVLWLGRTANLVEKIFGAKIAYRMARGADKGMMARRIAIAHDGYEQTLPAGDRSLLDALLELRARALRPSAPPAEPPRPARLYRATQPPRALPLAVPSQRAAARLEEVKRAPLFREDLADDGVYIVDSGSRGVWAWVGPNATGAAARGALAAARGLARARRMTVPVSAAPAGREPLEFAALFHNWRWCDARRDGRLRAARSATTRLDAVSLATNAWLAAEAQLPDDGSGALRVWRVRRRGTDAEDPNKENLAEVERPQAAVFFDRDCYIVLYTYHAPTGDQTVLYYWMGGSSPNDLRNLGAKEAKDLYTKLGRSPVQSWVYQGKEPAHFLQIFKGRMITYVGSATDYDPTGRRVVAPARALVRVSGQYAREARGTELRAGSAEGSASAGACCVLRDAARVWVWCAASATGDEREVAKNMAAAEHTLVMQGKEKPDFWNALGNRRHLLVPSPLREVPRPLPPRLFYVSLGLPNQYSFEEIVSFSQYDLAPEMVGIVDAHDAVFVWLGQHCCPRSKDDPRSIALAYLAQDPAARDSCTPILALSQGREPPHFTGFFPHWKQSMWKGHKTFSAIISALEGKAIVQSGNSAIQCGNSANRFDQYEKYPLAVLKGPKEHLPPDVDPLTKELYLTHDDFVATFSTPYNEFRTLPGWKQKELKKAVGLF, encoded by the exons GAGGACGAGGGAGGTAGCGCGCGCACAGCGGAGGCGGCCTTCCGAACGGTGCCTCGGGACCACACCACCTTCCTTGTATGGAGAATTACG GAATCGAGCACGGAATTATTGCCTCGCACTCATTACGGCACATTCTATGACGGTGAAGCTTACCTGGTGTACTCCTGCTCACTGCCGGGACAACCTGCTGGACCAGACGTCATA CGCCGAGAAATCAAAGAGAACGGCAATGGAGAGCTGCTGGAGCGTCACGTGCACTCGTGGGGAGGCGAGCGGAGCGGGGCTCTGGCGGGCCTCGCGCTGCGCCGCGGGACGCAGCTGGCCGCCTACCTGGCCGCGCCCACTGTTATACACCGCGAAGCCTGCACTAAGGAGACCTCGCGGCTGCTATCCTACTTCAGGGATGGATTGAG GATTCTTCGTAGTGGTTCTGCAAATTTGAATGGCAGCGCCCGTCTGTACCGTGTGCGCGGGCGCCGGCCTGTACTGGTGCAGCTGGAGCCGGTGTCGTGGGCGCAGCTCGCCACGGACGGCGTGTTCGTACTCGACACCGCCTCCCTGCTCGTGCTGTGGCTCGGCCGGACCGCTAACCTCGTGGAAAAAATATTCGGAGCCAAG ATAGCGTATCGGATGGCCCGCGGTGCGGACAAAGGTATGATGGCGCGACGCATCGCTATTGCTCACGACGGCTATGAGCAGACGCTGCCGGCGGGGGACCGCTCGCTGCTGGACGCGCTGCTGGAGCTGCGCGCGCGGGCGCTGCGTCCGTCCGCGCCGCCCGCCGAGCCACCGCGGCCCGCGCGCCTCTACCGCGCCACGCAGCCACCGCGCGCACTCCCACTTGCCGTACCCTCACAGCGCGCCGCCGCTAGACTCGAAGAGGTCAAACGAGCACCCCTGTTCAGAGAAGACTTGGCCGACGAC GGCGTCTACATAGTAGACAGCGGAAGTCGTGGTGTCTGGGCGTGGGTGGGACCCAATGCTACGGGTGCGGCAGCTCGCGGGGCGCTTGCAGCCGCGCGGGGCCTGGCGCGGGCGCGTCGCATGACGGTGCCCGTGTCGGCGGCGCCGGCGGGCCGGGAGCCGCTCGAGTTCGCCGCGCTGTTCCACAATTGGCGCTGGTGTGATGCCCGGCGAGACGGGCGCCTTCGTGCCGCTCGCTCTGCTACAACCAGACTTGATGCCGTCAGTCTGGCAACGAATGCCTGGCTTGCAGCTGAG GCTCAGTTACCAGACGATGGCTCTGGCGCGCTCCGCGTGTGGCGCGTTCGCCGACGCGGCACGGACGCGGAGGATCCCAACAAGGAGAACTTGGCGGAGGTGGAGCGCCCGCAGGCCGCGGTCTTCTTCGACAGAGACTGCTACATTGTGCTCTACACCTACCATGCACCCACTGGCGACCAGACTGTGCTGTACTATTGGATG gGTGGCTCTTCACCCAATGATCTGAGGAATTTGGGTGCAAAAGAAGCCAAAGACCTCTACACAAAACTGGGGCGTTCTCCTGTACAG tcGTGGGTGTATCAAGGAAAGGAACCGGCTCACTTCCTTCAAATCTTCAAAGGACGCATGATCACTTACGTTGGCAGTGCTACTGATTATGATC CCACAGGGCGTCGCGTGGtggcgccggcgcgggcgctGGTCCGCGTGTCGGGTCAGTACGCGCGCGAGGCCCGCGGCACGGAGCTGCGCGCCGGCAGCGCGGAGGGCAGCGCCAGCGCCGGCGCCTGCTGCGTGCTGCGCGACGCCGCCAGGGTCTGGGTGTGGTGCGCCGCCAGCGCCACCGGCGACGAGCGGGAGGTGGCCAAGAACATGGCTGCGGCTGAGCACACGCTTGTTATGCAAG GTAAAGAGAAACCGGACTTCTGGAACGCTCTGGGCAACCGGCGCCACCTGTTAGTCCCGTCTCCTCTAAGAGAGGTGCCGCGTCCGCTGCCTCCGCGCCTCTTCTATGTATCTCTCGGATTACCGAACCAATATTCGT TTGAAGAGATCGTATCGTTCAGTCAGTATGACTTGGCTCCCGAGATGGTGGGGATCGTGGACGCTCACGACGCCGTTTTCGTGTGGCTCGGCCAGCACTGCTGCCCGCGCTCCAAGGATGACCCCAGATCTATCGCACTCGCTTATCTTGCTCAAG ATCCAGCAGCGCGCGACTCCTGCACTCCCATCCTGGCTCTGAGTCAAGGCCGTGAACCGCCGCATTTCACAGGATTCTTCCCCCATTGGAAACAATCGATGTGGAAG GGTCACAAAACTTTTAGTGCGATCATCAGTGCTTTGGAAGGCAAGGCAATAGTTCAAAGCGGCAACAGTGCGATACAGTGTGGTAACAGCGCTAATCGTTTCGATCAGTATGAAAAATATCCACTAGCGGTGCTGAAAGGGCCCAAGGAACATTTACCACCTGATGTCGATCCTCTCACCAAAGAG ttatACTTAACGCACGACGACTTCGTGGCAACATTTAGCACGCCTTACAACGAGTTCCGTACACTGCCTGGCTGGAAACAGAAGGAACTCAAGAAAGCAGTTGGTCTTTTCTGA
- the LOC113493197 gene encoding villin-like protein quail isoform X2, whose product MCAFIVEDEGGSARTAEAAFRTVPRDHTTFLVWRITESSTELLPRTHYGTFYDGEAYLVYSCSLPGQPAGPDVIRREIKENGNGELLERHVHSWGGERSGALAGLALRRGTQLAAYLAAPTVIHREACTKETSRLLSYFRDGLRILRSGSANLNGSARLYRVRGRRPVLVQLEPVSWAQLATDGVFVLDTASLLVLWLGRTANLVEKIFGAKIAYRMARGADKGMMARRIAIAHDGYEQTLPAGDRSLLDALLELRARALRPSAPPAEPPRPARLYRATQPPRALPLAVPSQRAAARLEEVKRAPLFREDLADDGVYIVDSGSRGVWAWVGPNATGAAARGALAAARGLARARRMTVPVSAAPAGREPLEFAALFHNWRWCDARRDGRLRAARSATTRLDAVSLATNAWLAAEAQLPDDGSGALRVWRVRRRGTDAEDPNKENLAEVERPQAAVFFDRDCYIVLYTYHAPTGDQTVLYYWMGGSSPNDLRNLGAKEAKDLYTKLGRSPVQSWVYQGKEPAHFLQIFKGRMITYVGSATDYDPTGRRVVAPARALVRVSGQYAREARGTELRAGSAEGSASAGACCVLRDAARVWVWCAASATGDEREVAKNMAAAEHTLVMQGKEKPDFWNALGNRRHLLVPSPLREVPRPLPPRLFYVSLGLPNQYSFEEIVSFSQYDLAPEMVGIVDAHDAVFVWLGQHCCPRSKDDPRSIALAYLAQDPAARDSCTPILALSQGREPPHFTGFFPHWKQSMWKGHKTFSAIISALEGKAIVQSGNSAIQCGNSANRFDQYEKYPLAVLKGPKEHLPPDVDPLTKELYLTHDDFVATFSTPYNEFRTLPGWKQKELKKAVGLF is encoded by the exons GAGGACGAGGGAGGTAGCGCGCGCACAGCGGAGGCGGCCTTCCGAACGGTGCCTCGGGACCACACCACCTTCCTTGTATGGAGAATTACG GAATCGAGCACGGAATTATTGCCTCGCACTCATTACGGCACATTCTATGACGGTGAAGCTTACCTGGTGTACTCCTGCTCACTGCCGGGACAACCTGCTGGACCAGACGTCATA CGCCGAGAAATCAAAGAGAACGGCAATGGAGAGCTGCTGGAGCGTCACGTGCACTCGTGGGGAGGCGAGCGGAGCGGGGCTCTGGCGGGCCTCGCGCTGCGCCGCGGGACGCAGCTGGCCGCCTACCTGGCCGCGCCCACTGTTATACACCGCGAAGCCTGCACTAAGGAGACCTCGCGGCTGCTATCCTACTTCAGGGATGGATTGAG GATTCTTCGTAGTGGTTCTGCAAATTTGAATGGCAGCGCCCGTCTGTACCGTGTGCGCGGGCGCCGGCCTGTACTGGTGCAGCTGGAGCCGGTGTCGTGGGCGCAGCTCGCCACGGACGGCGTGTTCGTACTCGACACCGCCTCCCTGCTCGTGCTGTGGCTCGGCCGGACCGCTAACCTCGTGGAAAAAATATTCGGAGCCAAG ATAGCGTATCGGATGGCCCGCGGTGCGGACAAAGGTATGATGGCGCGACGCATCGCTATTGCTCACGACGGCTATGAGCAGACGCTGCCGGCGGGGGACCGCTCGCTGCTGGACGCGCTGCTGGAGCTGCGCGCGCGGGCGCTGCGTCCGTCCGCGCCGCCCGCCGAGCCACCGCGGCCCGCGCGCCTCTACCGCGCCACGCAGCCACCGCGCGCACTCCCACTTGCCGTACCCTCACAGCGCGCCGCCGCTAGACTCGAAGAGGTCAAACGAGCACCCCTGTTCAGAGAAGACTTGGCCGACGAC GGCGTCTACATAGTAGACAGCGGAAGTCGTGGTGTCTGGGCGTGGGTGGGACCCAATGCTACGGGTGCGGCAGCTCGCGGGGCGCTTGCAGCCGCGCGGGGCCTGGCGCGGGCGCGTCGCATGACGGTGCCCGTGTCGGCGGCGCCGGCGGGCCGGGAGCCGCTCGAGTTCGCCGCGCTGTTCCACAATTGGCGCTGGTGTGATGCCCGGCGAGACGGGCGCCTTCGTGCCGCTCGCTCTGCTACAACCAGACTTGATGCCGTCAGTCTGGCAACGAATGCCTGGCTTGCAGCTGAG GCTCAGTTACCAGACGATGGCTCTGGCGCGCTCCGCGTGTGGCGCGTTCGCCGACGCGGCACGGACGCGGAGGATCCCAACAAGGAGAACTTGGCGGAGGTGGAGCGCCCGCAGGCCGCGGTCTTCTTCGACAGAGACTGCTACATTGTGCTCTACACCTACCATGCACCCACTGGCGACCAGACTGTGCTGTACTATTGGATG gGTGGCTCTTCACCCAATGATCTGAGGAATTTGGGTGCAAAAGAAGCCAAAGACCTCTACACAAAACTGGGGCGTTCTCCTGTACAG tcGTGGGTGTATCAAGGAAAGGAACCGGCTCACTTCCTTCAAATCTTCAAAGGACGCATGATCACTTACGTTGGCAGTGCTACTGATTATGATC CCACAGGGCGTCGCGTGGtggcgccggcgcgggcgctGGTCCGCGTGTCGGGTCAGTACGCGCGCGAGGCCCGCGGCACGGAGCTGCGCGCCGGCAGCGCGGAGGGCAGCGCCAGCGCCGGCGCCTGCTGCGTGCTGCGCGACGCCGCCAGGGTCTGGGTGTGGTGCGCCGCCAGCGCCACCGGCGACGAGCGGGAGGTGGCCAAGAACATGGCTGCGGCTGAGCACACGCTTGTTATGCAAG GTAAAGAGAAACCGGACTTCTGGAACGCTCTGGGCAACCGGCGCCACCTGTTAGTCCCGTCTCCTCTAAGAGAGGTGCCGCGTCCGCTGCCTCCGCGCCTCTTCTATGTATCTCTCGGATTACCGAACCAATATTCGT TTGAAGAGATCGTATCGTTCAGTCAGTATGACTTGGCTCCCGAGATGGTGGGGATCGTGGACGCTCACGACGCCGTTTTCGTGTGGCTCGGCCAGCACTGCTGCCCGCGCTCCAAGGATGACCCCAGATCTATCGCACTCGCTTATCTTGCTCAAG ATCCAGCAGCGCGCGACTCCTGCACTCCCATCCTGGCTCTGAGTCAAGGCCGTGAACCGCCGCATTTCACAGGATTCTTCCCCCATTGGAAACAATCGATGTGGAAG GGTCACAAAACTTTTAGTGCGATCATCAGTGCTTTGGAAGGCAAGGCAATAGTTCAAAGCGGCAACAGTGCGATACAGTGTGGTAACAGCGCTAATCGTTTCGATCAGTATGAAAAATATCCACTAGCGGTGCTGAAAGGGCCCAAGGAACATTTACCACCTGATGTCGATCCTCTCACCAAAGAG ttatACTTAACGCACGACGACTTCGTGGCAACATTTAGCACGCCTTACAACGAGTTCCGTACACTGCCTGGCTGGAAACAGAAGGAACTCAAGAAAGCAGTTGGTCTTTTCTGA
- the LOC113493197 gene encoding villin-like protein quail isoform X3 — translation MEEYQEDEGGSARTAEAAFRTVPRDHTTFLVWRITESSTELLPRTHYGTFYDGEAYLVYSCSLPGQPAGPDVIRREIKENGNGELLERHVHSWGGERSGALAGLALRRGTQLAAYLAAPTVIHREACTKETSRLLSYFRDGLRILRSGSANLNGSARLYRVRGRRPVLVQLEPVSWAQLATDGVFVLDTASLLVLWLGRTANLVEKIFGAKIAYRMARGADKGMMARRIAIAHDGYEQTLPAGDRSLLDALLELRARALRPSAPPAEPPRPARLYRATQPPRALPLAVPSQRAAARLEEVKRAPLFREDLADDGVYIVDSGSRGVWAWVGPNATGAAARGALAAARGLARARRMTVPVSAAPAGREPLEFAALFHNWRWCDARRDGRLRAARSATTRLDAVSLATNAWLAAEAQLPDDGSGALRVWRVRRRGTDAEDPNKENLAEVERPQAAVFFDRDCYIVLYTYHAPTGDQTVLYYWMGGSSPNDLRNLGAKEAKDLYTKLGRSPVQSWVYQGKEPAHFLQIFKGRMITYVGSATDYDPTGRRVVAPARALVRVSGQYAREARGTELRAGSAEGSASAGACCVLRDAARVWVWCAASATGDEREVAKNMAAAEHTLVMQGKEKPDFWNALGNRRHLLVPSPLREVPRPLPPRLFYVSLGLPNQYSFEEIVSFSQYDLAPEMVGIVDAHDAVFVWLGQHCCPRSKDDPRSIALAYLAQDPAARDSCTPILALSQGREPPHFTGFFPHWKQSMWKGHKTFSAIISALEGKAIVQSGNSAIQCGNSANRFDQYEKYPLAVLKGPKEHLPPDVDPLTKELYLTHDDFVATFSTPYNEFRTLPGWKQKELKKAVGLF, via the exons GAGGACGAGGGAGGTAGCGCGCGCACAGCGGAGGCGGCCTTCCGAACGGTGCCTCGGGACCACACCACCTTCCTTGTATGGAGAATTACG GAATCGAGCACGGAATTATTGCCTCGCACTCATTACGGCACATTCTATGACGGTGAAGCTTACCTGGTGTACTCCTGCTCACTGCCGGGACAACCTGCTGGACCAGACGTCATA CGCCGAGAAATCAAAGAGAACGGCAATGGAGAGCTGCTGGAGCGTCACGTGCACTCGTGGGGAGGCGAGCGGAGCGGGGCTCTGGCGGGCCTCGCGCTGCGCCGCGGGACGCAGCTGGCCGCCTACCTGGCCGCGCCCACTGTTATACACCGCGAAGCCTGCACTAAGGAGACCTCGCGGCTGCTATCCTACTTCAGGGATGGATTGAG GATTCTTCGTAGTGGTTCTGCAAATTTGAATGGCAGCGCCCGTCTGTACCGTGTGCGCGGGCGCCGGCCTGTACTGGTGCAGCTGGAGCCGGTGTCGTGGGCGCAGCTCGCCACGGACGGCGTGTTCGTACTCGACACCGCCTCCCTGCTCGTGCTGTGGCTCGGCCGGACCGCTAACCTCGTGGAAAAAATATTCGGAGCCAAG ATAGCGTATCGGATGGCCCGCGGTGCGGACAAAGGTATGATGGCGCGACGCATCGCTATTGCTCACGACGGCTATGAGCAGACGCTGCCGGCGGGGGACCGCTCGCTGCTGGACGCGCTGCTGGAGCTGCGCGCGCGGGCGCTGCGTCCGTCCGCGCCGCCCGCCGAGCCACCGCGGCCCGCGCGCCTCTACCGCGCCACGCAGCCACCGCGCGCACTCCCACTTGCCGTACCCTCACAGCGCGCCGCCGCTAGACTCGAAGAGGTCAAACGAGCACCCCTGTTCAGAGAAGACTTGGCCGACGAC GGCGTCTACATAGTAGACAGCGGAAGTCGTGGTGTCTGGGCGTGGGTGGGACCCAATGCTACGGGTGCGGCAGCTCGCGGGGCGCTTGCAGCCGCGCGGGGCCTGGCGCGGGCGCGTCGCATGACGGTGCCCGTGTCGGCGGCGCCGGCGGGCCGGGAGCCGCTCGAGTTCGCCGCGCTGTTCCACAATTGGCGCTGGTGTGATGCCCGGCGAGACGGGCGCCTTCGTGCCGCTCGCTCTGCTACAACCAGACTTGATGCCGTCAGTCTGGCAACGAATGCCTGGCTTGCAGCTGAG GCTCAGTTACCAGACGATGGCTCTGGCGCGCTCCGCGTGTGGCGCGTTCGCCGACGCGGCACGGACGCGGAGGATCCCAACAAGGAGAACTTGGCGGAGGTGGAGCGCCCGCAGGCCGCGGTCTTCTTCGACAGAGACTGCTACATTGTGCTCTACACCTACCATGCACCCACTGGCGACCAGACTGTGCTGTACTATTGGATG gGTGGCTCTTCACCCAATGATCTGAGGAATTTGGGTGCAAAAGAAGCCAAAGACCTCTACACAAAACTGGGGCGTTCTCCTGTACAG tcGTGGGTGTATCAAGGAAAGGAACCGGCTCACTTCCTTCAAATCTTCAAAGGACGCATGATCACTTACGTTGGCAGTGCTACTGATTATGATC CCACAGGGCGTCGCGTGGtggcgccggcgcgggcgctGGTCCGCGTGTCGGGTCAGTACGCGCGCGAGGCCCGCGGCACGGAGCTGCGCGCCGGCAGCGCGGAGGGCAGCGCCAGCGCCGGCGCCTGCTGCGTGCTGCGCGACGCCGCCAGGGTCTGGGTGTGGTGCGCCGCCAGCGCCACCGGCGACGAGCGGGAGGTGGCCAAGAACATGGCTGCGGCTGAGCACACGCTTGTTATGCAAG GTAAAGAGAAACCGGACTTCTGGAACGCTCTGGGCAACCGGCGCCACCTGTTAGTCCCGTCTCCTCTAAGAGAGGTGCCGCGTCCGCTGCCTCCGCGCCTCTTCTATGTATCTCTCGGATTACCGAACCAATATTCGT TTGAAGAGATCGTATCGTTCAGTCAGTATGACTTGGCTCCCGAGATGGTGGGGATCGTGGACGCTCACGACGCCGTTTTCGTGTGGCTCGGCCAGCACTGCTGCCCGCGCTCCAAGGATGACCCCAGATCTATCGCACTCGCTTATCTTGCTCAAG ATCCAGCAGCGCGCGACTCCTGCACTCCCATCCTGGCTCTGAGTCAAGGCCGTGAACCGCCGCATTTCACAGGATTCTTCCCCCATTGGAAACAATCGATGTGGAAG GGTCACAAAACTTTTAGTGCGATCATCAGTGCTTTGGAAGGCAAGGCAATAGTTCAAAGCGGCAACAGTGCGATACAGTGTGGTAACAGCGCTAATCGTTTCGATCAGTATGAAAAATATCCACTAGCGGTGCTGAAAGGGCCCAAGGAACATTTACCACCTGATGTCGATCCTCTCACCAAAGAG ttatACTTAACGCACGACGACTTCGTGGCAACATTTAGCACGCCTTACAACGAGTTCCGTACACTGCCTGGCTGGAAACAGAAGGAACTCAAGAAAGCAGTTGGTCTTTTCTGA